One region of Juglans microcarpa x Juglans regia isolate MS1-56 chromosome 7S, Jm3101_v1.0, whole genome shotgun sequence genomic DNA includes:
- the LOC121240951 gene encoding protein SMAX1-LIKE 3-like, with protein sequence MRSGLCSIQHGLTAEAISMVKQAVSFAKRRGHAQVTPLHVASAMLASSGGLLRRACLQSHSHPLQCKALELCFNVALNRLPASTPSPLLSPQYYLNPALSNALVAAFKRAQAHQRRGSIENQQQPILALKIELEQLIISILDDPSVSRVMREAGFSSTQVKNRVEQAVSLEICSQKQSPSMSTSQSKEISTMPLVNLGTNVNVSPHFSQFKVPVGKSFDQVRSEEVMSVLNELSNKRKRNTVIVGECLATAEGVFREVMDKCERGNVPGELSFTKFISLDPLFSLRNSSKEDVEQKLAELGCLVQTYINRGVVLYMGDLKCIAEFWSTSGEERRNYYCPLEHIIMGLKGLVCGIGETAGRLRLFGIATFQTYMRCKTGYPSLETIWELHPLTIDPVGSLSLTLSLQSNLEVDQFRSKVSNNPPGLQLPETGFDKRLSCCTDCVDNFKREAQSIASDFCNTKTATTISTRSSLPSWLQQEKEDRRSTKDHTLNHDQECVTVRDLCKKWNQFCSSGHKNPSFPDKTFTLTSSPPSSTSVSSYERNPDLYQTHLSWPITFEPTQSPKEQQFWISETSDGDDESSLRVFMPERNDPKPELLSNPNSSPNSASSSEVMEDMVGLHMFRELNAENLKILCDALEKKVRWQKDIIPEIATTILQCRSGMRMRKDNLQYRSKSKEETWLFFSGVDYDGKEKVARELAKLVFGSQSNFVSICFSSFSSTRADSTEESKRKRMRDDLMSSSYLEKFGEAVNENPHRVFFMEDIEQIDYCSQKGIKQAIESGRITLPSGDTVPLMDAIIIFSCESFSSESKGCSPHRRQKHADNNEKNNDDDMQEKSQCLPLDLNIAITEEDMNGDHDGYSVCGIGILESVDRHVTFRIQQS encoded by the exons ATGAGATCGGGTCTTTGCAGTATACAGCATGGCCTAACTGCTGAGGCAATAAGCATGGTGAAACAAGCGGTTAGCTTTGCTAAACGCCGGGGCCATGCCCAAGTGACTCCTCTCCATGTTGCTAGCGCCATGCTTGCATCCTCTGGTGGTCTTCTGCGAAGGGCTTGCCTTCAATCCCATTCTCACCCCCTTCAATGCAAGGCCCTAGAGCTTTGCTTCAATGTTGCGCTCAACCGACTTCCTGCCTCCACTCCAAGCCCCCTTTTAAGCCCTCAGTACTACCTCAACCCTGCCCTCTCCAATGCCTTGGTTGCAGCATTCAAGCGTGCTCAGGCTCACCAACGTCGTGGCTCTATTGAAAACCAGCAACAACCTATTTTAGCTCTTAAGATAGAGTTGGAACAGCTCATAATCTCTATTTTAGATGACCCAAGTGTTAGCAGAGTCATGCGAGAGGCTGGTTTTTCGAGTACCCAAGTGAAAAATAGGGTAGAACAAGCTGTTTCTTTGGAGATTTGTTCTCAAAAGCAAAGCCCTTCTATGAGTACTAGCCAGTCCAAGGAAATTAGCACCATGCCTCTAGTTAATCTTGGTACTAATGTGAATGTTTCTCCACATTTTAGTCAGTTCAAAGTGCCAGTAGGTAAATCCTTCGATCAAGTTAGGAGTGAAGAAGTCATGAGTGTCTTGAATGAATTGtcgaacaaaagaaaaagaaacactGTTATCGTAGGAGAGTGTCTGGCTACAGCTGAGGGCGTGTTTAGGGAAGTGATGGACAAGTGTGAAAGAGGAAATGTTCCCGGGGAGTTAAGCTTTACGAAATTCATTAGTCTTGATCCTCTCTTCTCTCTGAGGAACTCCTCCAAGGAGGACGTCGAGCAGAAGCTAGCGGAGCTAGGTTGCCTTGTCCAGACCTATATTAATAGAGGGGTTGTCTTGTACATGGGAGATCTAAAATGTATTGCTGAGTTTTGGTCAACTTCTGGCGAAGAAAGGAGAAACTACTACTGTCCTTTGGAGCACATAATCATGGGGCTTAAAGGATTGGTGTGCGGAATTGGGGAAACTGCAGGAAGATTGCGGCTCTTTGGGATTGCCACTTTTCAGACTTACATGAGATGTAAAACAGGTTACCCCTCTCTAGAGACTATTTGGGAGCTTCATCCACTTACCATCGACCCGGTTGGAAGCTTGAGCTTAACTCTCAGCCTTCAAAG TAATTTGGAAGTTGATCAGTTCAGAAGCAAGGTATCCAACAATCCGCCTGGTTTGCAACTGCCTGAAACTGGATTCGATAAGCGACTAAGTTGCTGTACGGATTGCGTGGACAATTTCAAGAGAGAAGCTCAAAGCATAGCAAGTGACTTTTGTAACACGAAGACGGCCACCACCATTTCCACCAGGTCAAGCTTGCCTTCATGGCTCCAACAGGAAAAGGAAGACAGGAGATCAACAAAAGATCACACTTTGAATCATGATCAG GAATGTGTCACTGTTAGGGATCTGTGCAAGAAATGGAACCAGTTCTGCAGTTCAGGCCATAAGAATCCCAGTTTTCCTGACAAAACCTTCACTCTTACTTCCTCGCCTCCTTCCTCCACATCAGTCTCTTCATACGAGCGCAATCCTGACTTGTATCAGACTCACTTGAGTTGGCCTATAACCTTCGAACCCACACAGAGTCCAAAAGAACAGCAGTTTTGGATATCTGAAACCAGTGATGGAGACGATGAAAGCAGTTTGAGAGTGTTCATGCCAGAGAGAAATGACCCTAAACCAGAACTTCTGTCTAATCCAAATTCTAGCCCTAACTCAGCTTCTTCGAGTGAGGTAATGGAAGATATGGTTGGCCTTCATATGTTCAGAGAACTCAATGCCGAGAACTTGAAGATACTATGCGATGCACTGGAGAAAAAAGTTCGTTGGCAGAAAGATATTATTCCTGAGATTGCAACAACTATCCTTCAGTGCAGGTCTGGAATGAGAATGAGGAAAGACAATTTGCAATACAGATCAAAGAGCAAAGAAGAAACTTGGCTATTCTTTTCAGGTGTTGATTATGATGGCAAGGAAAAGGTTGCAAGAGAGCTAGCTAAACTTGTTTTTGGTTCTCAAAGCAACTTTGTTTCAATTTGCTTCAGCAGTTTCTCTTCAACAAGGGCTGATTCAACTGAAGAatccaaaaggaaaagaatgagAGACGATCTCATGAGTTCCAGCTATCTTGAGAAATTTGGCGAAGCAGTGAATGAGAATCCTCACCGTGTGTTCTTCATGGAAGACATAGAGCAAATTGATTACTGTTCTCAAAAGGGTATAAAGCAAGCAATTGAAAGTGGAAGAATTACTCTTCCTAGCGGAGATACTGTTCCTCTCATGGACGCCATTATCATTTTCAGTTGTGAAAGTTTCAGTTCTGAGTCCAAAGGCTGTTCTCCTCATAGAAGGCAAAAACATGCcgataataatgaaaaaaacaatGACGATGACATGCAGGAGAAAAGCCAATGTCTCCCACTCGATCTGAATATTGCCATTACAGAAGAAGACATGAATGGAGATCATGATGGATATTCAGTTTGTGGCATTGGGATTCTGGAATCTGTGGATAGGCATGTTACTTTCAGAATTCAACAATCGTGA